Within the Nyctibius grandis isolate bNycGra1 chromosome 4, bNycGra1.pri, whole genome shotgun sequence genome, the region TTAATTCAGTAGTGGTTGCTTCTGGACTTCTAGAGCTGCTGGGCTGAACTGCTCAGTCATATTTCAAGCTGGAGTTTTCATCATTCCCAGGGCAATTTCTGGAATCCTCAGCTTTGGTGCAGACCACAAGTAAGATAATTTCTGGAGCCACAGACTTCAGTAGCCCAGGATCTCCAAAAGCCCCAGTAATAAATCCTGTCTCCAGTGGAAATGACTTGTATATTGGTAGAAGTttgtagaaaattaattttcacaaaCATGTACTGTAGTTTGACAAGTCaatatttgcaaacaaaaatctGCTTCATCAAAAGGAAAAGTACCTGAAAAACGAAGTTTTCATCAAACTGCGGGTTAAGGGTTTTGCGTTTTGTTTTGGACTGCAAGTAGCTTCTTTCATCAGGCAGCAAGTAGATTTTCACGAATGGACTACAGGAAtcagcaggaggctgcagctTTCTGACTTTGATCAAGGAGATGAGGAGCCTTTCCGACTCTTGCTCATATTCTATAGAGAACCAGAGGCGGCCAATGTTGCCTTCAGGAAACTCTGTCTCACTTTTGTCTTCAGGAAACTTGTACAGCTCTGGGTTAATGGTCCCTACAACATAAGCTCCAGCTGCATGGAATAAAAAACAAGCACCCTCAGATTAGTCTCAAGACTTTATATAACCATTTTTATAACCACTCCTGTATTAGGGGAAATCACATTAATCTCTTTATTAACAATCCATTTTTTGCATAAACTTggcattttaattctttttccgTCCAATTTGGAGGAGTAATTGTAGGCTGCaccacttttcctttctcttattCCTGTGACTGTACCTGGATAGTTCTAGGTATTCGTTGTTGCAGTGTGCAACTGGTCACTGCTGTTTCTGGGGACAACAATCAGACACTTCCTGAGTTACACTCATGTTTGccttttcaaaacacagaaggaGAGATTGCTTTGTCAGCCATATGTGCAAGGTCCCACGTCAGTGGGACCAGAATGGCTACATTCTGGCCTAATtcctatatataaaaatatatgtatacatgtagTGTTTAGGGCTTGTACTGTGTAACGCTACGTCTGGTATGCCCCCAATAAACACACTTCATAATAATAAAGTTACACTTTAAAAGAGTACCCTTAAAGAGTCCTGTTTTTGTAATGCCATACCCAAAGAATGAAATGATGACCGTGGCCCAGGCTGAGGAATCATGTAGGGGTCACTGTCTTCCTGAATGTGTTCTTCATTCGTCAGGGTAATCCAGTCTCGCCCATGCAGTGTTGGTGGAATGACGAATGGAATGCTTCTGGATCTGCTTGAGATTAACAACAGCTGCTGACTCTTCTGGTTTAAATATGGAAACCAAACTTGGTAACAGAGATAATTTTACGCTCTTATCTCACAATTTTGTAAAAATTCTATGGAGATGCATAGGTAGAAAAGATAAATACTGTTGTTTTGcaattgattttatttgtataaTGCCTAAAGGTCCAGCAAGGGACACAGATCTTAATTCTTCAGACAGATCCCtcactttttccctttcttctcctttagaATTGATCtttcaaaggaaaggaataatTAACTGCAGTGGCTTGTCTTAGAGCCCTGAAGCCCTGTAAGTAACTAACTTACTAAGTCTTCTAAACTGAACTCCTATTGTTTGGTTCTTCATTATGAGACCACCAGGAATGACTGGAACATAGGCCAAATTTGTCTAGGTAACAGATACAGCTATCCATGCACCAATAACACTTGAATGTATTACCTTTTTTacataaatcagaaataaacatTGCATTCATAgttaaagaaacagaactgttCGTATATAATTTAGGGgtcttatttatttctgtacatGCATATATTTAGATCACCCCCTCATCTGAGATTTTACAAGTTGAAATAAATTACCAATAGtatatgctttaaaaacaaacaaaaatatatacctTGTGCTTTTTGATTGAATTTCAGAAGTTGACTGATCCTTAAAAATGGCATTTGTATTTGTCATTTTGACAGGACTGGTGAGCTTTTCGTAAGAAAGGAGGCAGCAAAATTTCTTCCAGAGCAGGTACGTAGTTATTCCAATGAGAACAAATAAAAGGATCCCTCCTATTATACCTCCAGCAACAGCAACTGCCTGTTCTGTTCAAACATAGAAGCACATAAAGCATCACAGGACAATCAAAGGTATGTATGTTTTGGGAGTAGACAGGAATGTTAAAGCTGATAAATTTGATTTACATTCCAAAATGATTCTTAAATGAAACATTCCTCACATGCACATTTTTGTCTTTGGTTATAGCATGATACAACACCTGAAGATGTATGACGTCAGCAGGGAGAATTAGAAAGTGTTCCGATACGCTGGCAATGACTGCAATGTAAGAGACtatagacaggaaaaaaacccaaaacccaaagagtttttttggcttttattttacattagcATAAGCATTTACCTTAGCATGGCAGAAGTGCTAGAGAAGTGCTTCTGcataagagaagaaaaagaaaacacggGAGCACCTACTACAAAAGGTACcattattttggtttggtttgttcttCCAACTATTCATCTATGTTGAGTTGAGACTAGATCCTAGCACAAGGAACAAAGCAAAGCTctgggttgttttctttcttaaggaTGCATGTGTTTCCCGATCTGTAAAGTCAAACTTAAGTATCCATTAAAGATTGTTTCCTGAATATTGATTACTTAAGATAAAACCAAATCTTGTatagtttgggttttgtttttttcatactaATAAAACTTactaaatgtttttaatatgaatATGAGGAATTCTGTTGTGAGAATTTCTCACCAGACCAAC harbors:
- the LOC137662498 gene encoding synaptotagmin-15-like, coding for MPEQAVAVAGGIIGGILLFVLIGITTYLLWKKFCCLLSYEKLTSPVKMTNTNAIFKDQSTSEIQSKSTRSRSIPFVIPPTLHGRDWITLTNEEHIQEDSDPYMIPQPGPRSSFHSLAGAYVVGTINPELYKFPEDKSETEFPEGNIGRLWFSIEYEQESERLLISLIKVRKLQPPADSCSPFVKIYLLPDERSYLQSKTKRKTLNPQFDENFVFQVSSKVLLQRTLKFLVYHVDKQKKHHLLGQVIFPLKNETLTDDNKLVIWRDLEKENLEPPSEYGDIQFSLSYNDYLGRITVVVLRARGLKLQEESHPVSVYVKVSLMNHNKFIKSKKTAAVLGSPNPEYNETFSFKADQTELDTASLSLSVVQSIKGEKTHLLGRIVVGPFMYTRGKELEHWNEMISKPKELVKRWHALCYSM